Proteins from a genomic interval of Paenibacillus sp. FSL H8-0048:
- the thiH gene encoding 2-iminoacetate synthase ThiH, which produces MSFYETMTRLEQLPYGTLWSRYTAEDVKRALRAEQVDEEGLMALLSPAAEPYLEEMAQKAHRLTRTHFGHVMQLFTPMYLADFCVNHCTYCSFSSIYDFPRKKLTLEQVAREAETIAATGLRHILILTGESRRDSPAGYVRDCVDVLRGYFSSVSIEVNPLSTAEYAELREAGVDGLTLYQEVYHQETYRTLHVKGPKRVYRNRLDAPERGCEAGFRSVNIGALLGMYEWRQEALATALHARYLQDKYPECEIGLSTPRFRPYLGEFNPASDVTDRALVQIILAYRLFLPRSGISLSTREPAALRDHLVQLGITKMSAGVSTEVGGHSLEGGTPQFEISDNRSVAEMAEMLRSQGLQPVFKDWDILSEPLGLSRQAGLA; this is translated from the coding sequence ATGAGCTTTTATGAGACGATGACCCGGCTGGAGCAGCTTCCTTACGGGACGCTATGGAGCCGGTATACGGCAGAGGATGTGAAGCGCGCGCTTCGTGCAGAGCAAGTCGATGAAGAGGGGCTGATGGCCCTGCTGTCACCGGCAGCGGAGCCTTATCTGGAGGAGATGGCACAGAAGGCGCACCGTTTAACGCGTACGCATTTCGGCCATGTGATGCAGTTGTTCACACCTATGTATCTGGCTGATTTTTGCGTGAATCACTGCACGTATTGCAGCTTCAGTTCTATTTATGATTTTCCGCGCAAAAAACTGACGCTGGAACAGGTCGCCCGGGAAGCAGAGACCATCGCAGCCACGGGCCTGCGCCACATTCTGATACTGACCGGAGAATCCCGGAGGGACAGTCCGGCTGGTTATGTGAGAGACTGCGTGGATGTGCTGCGCGGATACTTCTCCTCCGTCAGCATTGAGGTGAATCCGCTCTCGACAGCCGAATATGCTGAGCTCAGAGAAGCCGGCGTGGACGGTCTGACGCTCTATCAGGAGGTCTACCACCAGGAGACTTATCGTACGCTGCATGTAAAAGGCCCCAAACGCGTCTACCGCAACCGGCTGGATGCTCCCGAGCGGGGCTGTGAGGCCGGCTTTCGTTCAGTAAATATCGGGGCCCTGCTCGGCATGTATGAATGGCGGCAGGAGGCGCTGGCCACTGCGCTGCATGCGAGGTATCTGCAGGACAAGTACCCGGAATGCGAAATCGGGTTGTCGACGCCCAGATTCCGTCCTTACTTAGGCGAATTCAACCCCGCAAGCGACGTAACCGACCGGGCGCTGGTGCAGATCATCCTGGCGTACCGTCTATTCCTGCCGCGCTCCGGCATCTCGCTGTCCACACGTGAGCCTGCCGCTCTGCGCGATCATCTGGTCCAGCTCGGCATCACGAAGATGTCCGCAGGGGTATCCACCGAAGTGGGCGGGCATTCCCTGGAAGGGGGAACCCCGCAGTTTGAAATCTCGGACAACCGCAGCGTGGCTGAGATGGCCGAGATGCTGCGTTCGCAAGGACTCCAGCCGGTATTCAAGGACTGGGATATCCTGTCCGAGCCGCTTGGCTTGAGTAGGCAAGCTGGTTTGGCTTAG
- a CDS encoding thiazole synthase: protein MQDPLMIGGVTLTSRLFIGTGKYSRNTLIPEVITRSGSQVITVALRRVDPESSDNIVSHIPSHMTLLPNTSGARTAEEAVRIARLARSAGLGNWVKIEVINDQKYLLPDNMETIRATEVLAAEGFVVLPYMSPDLSAALRLKAAGAAAVMPLGAPIGSNRGLQTKELIRILISETDLPVIVDAGIGRPSEAAEAMEMGAAAVLLNTAIATASDPLLMAEAFRAAVSAGRKAYLAGLGPVEETAAASSPLTGFLA from the coding sequence ATGCAAGATCCATTGATGATTGGCGGCGTGACTCTAACCAGTAGACTATTCATTGGCACCGGAAAATACAGCCGTAACACCCTCATTCCCGAGGTCATTACGCGATCAGGCTCACAGGTTATTACCGTTGCCCTGCGCCGGGTAGACCCGGAGAGCAGTGACAATATTGTCAGCCATATTCCTTCCCATATGACCTTGCTGCCTAATACCTCAGGTGCGCGCACCGCAGAAGAGGCGGTACGGATTGCCCGGCTGGCGAGATCGGCGGGGCTGGGCAACTGGGTGAAGATTGAGGTCATCAACGACCAGAAATATTTGCTGCCGGATAACATGGAGACGATCCGGGCGACCGAGGTCCTTGCAGCAGAGGGCTTCGTGGTGCTTCCGTACATGAGTCCTGATCTGTCCGCTGCCCTGCGGCTGAAGGCAGCGGGGGCTGCGGCTGTGATGCCGCTAGGGGCACCGATCGGGTCCAACCGCGGGCTGCAGACCAAGGAGCTGATCCGGATTCTGATCTCCGAGACGGATCTGCCGGTGATCGTGGATGCCGGAATCGGCAGACCGTCCGAGGCGGCTGAGGCGATGGAGATGGGCGCTGCTGCGGTCCTGCTCAATACAGCGATTGCCACCGCTTCAGATCCGCTGCTGATGGCAGAAGCCTTCCGCGCTGCGGTATCCGCAGGGCGCAAGGCTTATCTTGCCGGACTGGGGCCTGTAGAAGAGACGGCGGCAGCCTCTTCACCGTTGACCGGGTTCTTGGCCTGA
- the thiS gene encoding sulfur carrier protein ThiS produces MIVTVNGKRHRLEESCRTLEDLLARPEWAGKLVIVELNGELAGREVYGETLLSEGDRVELVHFVGGG; encoded by the coding sequence ATGATCGTGACCGTTAACGGGAAGAGGCACAGGCTCGAAGAGAGCTGCCGGACACTGGAGGATCTGCTGGCCCGGCCCGAGTGGGCCGGTAAGCTGGTAATTGTCGAGCTGAACGGTGAACTTGCCGGCAGAGAGGTTTATGGAGAGACACTGCTTAGCGAGGGGGACCGGGTGGAGCTGGTTCATTTTGTAGGCGGAGGCTAA
- a CDS encoding thiamine phosphate synthase, with amino-acid sequence MLYEIHAVSDGRLQPEALAEWAVAVHSMVDYIHLREKAMSARELLAAAQQMLQSGVPSSKLVINDRIDVALAAGAGGAQLAWHSLPPAAVRGLAPGLRIGRSVHSREEAAEAGRQGADFCLYGHVFPTACKPGQQARGLAQLAEAVRWSRIPLIALGGITPGNAGAVLAGGAAGIAVMSGICGAPDPVAAALAYRAAVHRVAEQSCNP; translated from the coding sequence GTGTTGTATGAGATTCATGCGGTCTCGGACGGGCGGCTACAGCCTGAAGCGCTGGCGGAATGGGCCGTTGCGGTACATTCTATGGTGGATTATATCCATCTCCGCGAAAAAGCCATGTCCGCCCGCGAATTGCTGGCGGCGGCACAGCAGATGCTTCAGTCCGGGGTTCCGTCTTCGAAGCTGGTCATTAATGACCGGATCGATGTTGCCCTGGCCGCCGGGGCAGGCGGTGCACAGTTAGCCTGGCATAGCCTTCCGCCAGCCGCAGTGCGCGGCCTTGCACCCGGCCTGCGGATCGGCAGATCGGTCCACTCGCGGGAAGAGGCGGCGGAGGCTGGAAGGCAGGGAGCAGACTTCTGCCTCTACGGGCATGTGTTCCCTACGGCCTGCAAGCCCGGACAGCAGGCACGGGGACTTGCGCAGCTGGCCGAGGCTGTCCGCTGGAGCCGCATACCGCTGATTGCGCTCGGCGGGATTACCCCGGGCAATGCCGGAGCGGTGCTGGCTGGGGGGGCGGCTGGCATTGCGGTCATGTCGGGGATCTGCGGAGCCCCAGATCCGGTGGCAGCGGCCTTGGCCTACAGGGCAGCGGTTCACAGGGTGGCAGAGCAGTCTTGTAACCCATGA